A single window of Pseudomonas lutea DNA harbors:
- a CDS encoding hybrid sensor histidine kinase/response regulator, protein MLSDIKAKLLIVDDLPENLLALEALIKREDRQVFKALSADEALSLLLEHEFAMAILDVQMPGMNGFELAEMMRGTEKTKNIPIVFVSAAGRELNYAFKGYESGAVDFLHKPLDIHAVKSKVNVFVDLYRQRKALKQQLEELERSRAEQEALMRELKSTQSELERAIRMRDDFMSMVSHEVRTPLNGLILETQLRKLHLAKDNASAFTMEKLRAMVDRDERQIQSLIRLIEDMLDVSRIRTGKLSIRTSPFDLSELVVNLVESYSAQIAAAGSVVTLHAPAPVIGVWDEFRIEQVVANLLTNALRYGARKPIEVQVYAEGGEARVDVRDHGIGISAENQKRIFQQFERVAASHAVAGLGLGLFISEQIITAHSGRISVESEEGAGSLFRVSLPL, encoded by the coding sequence ATGTTGAGTGATATCAAAGCCAAGCTGCTGATTGTCGACGATCTGCCAGAGAACCTGCTGGCCCTCGAGGCGCTGATCAAGCGCGAGGACCGTCAGGTGTTCAAGGCGTTGTCCGCCGATGAAGCATTGTCGTTGCTGCTCGAACATGAGTTTGCGATGGCCATTCTTGACGTGCAGATGCCTGGCATGAACGGCTTCGAGCTTGCCGAGATGATGCGCGGCACCGAGAAAACCAAGAACATCCCCATCGTCTTCGTCAGTGCGGCAGGGCGCGAGCTCAACTACGCGTTCAAGGGTTATGAAAGCGGTGCGGTGGATTTTCTGCACAAGCCCCTCGATATTCATGCGGTCAAGAGCAAGGTCAACGTCTTCGTTGATCTGTACCGCCAGCGCAAGGCGCTCAAGCAACAGCTTGAAGAGCTCGAACGCAGCCGCGCGGAGCAGGAAGCGCTGATGCGCGAGTTGAAATCGACGCAGAGTGAGCTGGAACGCGCGATCCGCATGCGTGATGACTTCATGTCCATGGTCTCCCACGAGGTGCGCACGCCGCTCAACGGGCTGATTCTGGAAACCCAGCTGCGCAAGCTGCACTTGGCCAAGGACAACGCGTCGGCGTTCACCATGGAAAAGCTGCGGGCCATGGTTGACCGCGATGAGCGGCAAATCCAGAGCCTGATTCGCCTGATCGAGGACATGCTGGACGTGTCACGGATTCGCACCGGCAAGCTGTCTATCCGCACCAGTCCGTTTGACCTCTCTGAACTGGTGGTCAATCTGGTGGAAAGCTATTCCGCGCAGATCGCCGCCGCCGGCAGTGTGGTGACGTTGCATGCGCCGGCGCCGGTGATCGGCGTGTGGGATGAGTTTCGCATCGAGCAGGTGGTGGCGAACTTGCTGACCAATGCGCTGCGCTATGGCGCGCGCAAGCCGATTGAGGTGCAGGTTTACGCTGAGGGCGGTGAGGCGCGGGTTGATGTGCGCGACCATGGCATTGGCATCAGTGCGGAAAACCAGAAGCGCATTTTTCAGCAGTTCGAGCGGGTCGCGGCAAGCCATGCGGTGGCAGGGCTTGGACTGGGGCTGTTTATTTCCGAACAGATCATTACCGCCCACAGCGGGCGGATCAGCGTCGAGAGTGAAGAGGGGGCAGGGTCGCTGTTTCGCGTGTCGTTGCCGCTTTGA
- a CDS encoding chemotaxis protein CheB: MRTIFPDPSSEHPALPVVDAIVVGASAGGVEALLKIYRTLPRGFRLPILTVLHVPDQRRSHLAEVFAQTLKIPVKEADDKETIAPGTLYFAGPSYHLSVENDFSLSLSQEERVFHSRPSIDVLFESAADAYGDRLAGVLLTGANNDGARGIARISEYGGLTVVQDPAQALARTMPDAALALHTPDFLLPLPDIGLLLVELERIAC; this comes from the coding sequence ATGAGAACGATTTTTCCCGACCCCTCGTCCGAACACCCGGCCTTGCCGGTGGTAGATGCCATTGTGGTCGGCGCATCGGCCGGCGGCGTCGAAGCCTTGCTGAAAATCTACCGCACGCTGCCCAGAGGCTTTCGCTTGCCCATCCTGACGGTGCTGCATGTGCCGGATCAGCGCCGTAGCCATTTGGCTGAGGTGTTCGCTCAAACTTTGAAGATCCCGGTCAAGGAAGCGGACGACAAGGAGACCATCGCCCCAGGCACGCTGTACTTCGCCGGGCCGAGTTATCACCTGTCGGTCGAGAACGATTTCAGCCTGTCGCTGAGTCAGGAAGAACGCGTGTTCCATTCGCGGCCGAGCATTGACGTACTGTTCGAGTCGGCGGCCGACGCCTATGGCGATCGCCTCGCCGGCGTGCTGCTGACCGGCGCCAACAATGACGGTGCCCGCGGCATTGCACGAATCAGTGAATACGGTGGTCTCACCGTGGTCCAGGACCCGGCCCAGGCGCTCGCGCGAACCATGCCCGACGCAGCGCTTGCCCTTCATACGCCGGATTTTTTATTGCCTTTGCCCGACATTGGGCTGTTGCTTGTCGAGCTGGAACGAATTGCATGTTGA
- a CDS encoding response regulator, translated as MSIPGQLSERAIILAPHGRDSQIALTMLQEGGYPAIITHDLAQLCSELISGAGLAIIADEALRGADVNPLLSLLANQPAWSDFPIVLLTHHGGKQNPSAHFGKMLGNVTFLERPFHPATLMSLVSTAVRGRRRQYEARTRLEDLLESEQRLQHALKAGRLGSWQLDTEFLVLECSAITRAHFGRDERDPLTYHDWLASVHPEDQPRMQSVLQQTLDTGADFIIEFRNVWPDGSVHWVDIRARAIRARNGRVSLLSGVTSDITERKLAEHQLRRLNETLEQQVEERTSQLRHNEEVLRQSQKMEAVGQLTGGIAHDFNNMLTGIIGSLELLRRRVSRGRLDDLDGLIDLGVSSANRAAALTHRLLAFSRRQSLDPKPVLMNDLVNSMGELLNRSVNESVRLDMCLDPELWTAEADPNQLESALLNLVLNARDAMPDGGMLMIETFNRRLERDYTNAYENLLPGDYVVLSVRDTGCGMPENVISRAFDPFFTTKPIGQGTGLGLSMIYGFTKQSHGHVSIESQVGDGTTVQLFLPRYLGEAQDDHPAPTSDTAQAREGETILLVEDDPAVRALVSQVLSELGYAYVEAGDAVGAIPILESSQRIDLMISDVGLPGMNGRQLADIGRQLREDLKVLFITGYAENASARSGFLEEGMQMITKPFAFDQLTAKVREMIES; from the coding sequence GTGAGCATCCCCGGACAACTATCGGAGCGGGCCATCATTCTGGCCCCCCACGGACGGGACAGCCAGATCGCCCTGACCATGCTTCAGGAAGGCGGCTATCCGGCAATCATTACCCATGATCTGGCGCAGCTGTGCAGTGAGCTGATATCCGGCGCAGGGCTGGCCATTATTGCGGACGAGGCCCTGCGGGGTGCGGACGTCAATCCGTTGCTGAGTCTGTTGGCCAACCAGCCTGCCTGGTCGGACTTTCCCATCGTGCTGCTGACTCATCACGGCGGTAAACAGAACCCCTCGGCGCACTTTGGCAAAATGCTCGGTAACGTCACGTTTCTGGAGCGGCCGTTCCATCCCGCGACGCTCATGAGCCTGGTCAGCACCGCGGTGCGAGGCCGCCGGCGACAATATGAAGCGCGCACGCGGCTGGAAGATCTGCTCGAAAGCGAGCAGCGCCTGCAGCATGCGTTGAAGGCCGGGCGTTTGGGCTCGTGGCAGCTGGACACCGAGTTTCTTGTGCTGGAGTGCTCGGCTATCACGCGCGCGCACTTCGGTCGCGATGAGCGTGATCCGCTCACTTACCACGACTGGCTCGCCTCGGTGCATCCCGAAGACCAGCCGCGCATGCAGTCTGTCCTGCAGCAGACGCTGGACACCGGTGCCGACTTCATCATCGAGTTTCGTAACGTGTGGCCGGATGGTTCGGTGCATTGGGTCGACATCCGTGCCCGGGCGATCAGAGCGCGTAACGGCCGGGTCAGCCTGCTCTCCGGCGTGACCTCCGACATCACCGAGCGCAAGCTGGCCGAGCATCAGCTGCGCCGCCTCAACGAGACGCTGGAACAGCAGGTCGAGGAACGCACCTCCCAGCTGCGCCACAACGAAGAAGTGCTTCGCCAGTCGCAGAAGATGGAGGCGGTGGGCCAGCTCACCGGCGGTATCGCCCACGACTTCAACAACATGCTGACCGGCATCATCGGCAGCCTCGAATTGCTCAGGCGACGCGTATCACGGGGACGTCTGGACGACCTCGACGGCCTGATCGATCTGGGCGTGAGTTCGGCCAATCGCGCAGCCGCCCTGACCCACCGTCTGCTGGCGTTTTCGCGTCGACAATCGCTGGACCCCAAGCCGGTGCTGATGAATGACCTGGTCAATTCCATGGGCGAACTGCTGAACCGCAGCGTCAACGAGAGCGTCCGTCTGGACATGTGCCTGGACCCTGAACTGTGGACCGCCGAAGCCGACCCCAATCAGCTCGAGAGCGCCCTGCTCAATCTGGTGCTCAACGCGCGCGACGCGATGCCCGATGGCGGCATGCTGATGATCGAGACCTTCAACCGCCGCCTTGAGCGGGACTACACCAACGCCTACGAAAACCTGCTGCCTGGCGATTACGTGGTGCTCAGCGTCCGCGACACTGGCTGCGGCATGCCGGAGAACGTCATCAGCCGCGCCTTCGACCCGTTCTTCACCACCAAGCCCATTGGCCAAGGCACCGGGCTGGGTCTGTCGATGATTTACGGCTTCACCAAGCAGTCGCATGGCCATGTGTCCATCGAAAGCCAGGTGGGCGATGGCACCACGGTGCAGTTGTTCCTGCCGCGCTACCTCGGCGAAGCCCAGGACGATCATCCTGCGCCGACCTCCGACACCGCGCAGGCGCGTGAGGGTGAAACGATTCTGCTGGTCGAAGATGACCCGGCGGTTCGAGCACTGGTCAGCCAGGTATTGAGCGAGTTGGGTTATGCCTATGTCGAAGCGGGCGATGCCGTGGGGGCGATCCCGATCCTCGAGTCCTCACAGCGTATCGACCTGATGATCAGCGACGTAGGCCTGCCCGGCATGAATGGCCGGCAGCTGGCGGACATCGGCCGGCAGCTCCGCGAGGACTTGAAAGTGCTGTTCATCACTGGCTACGCAGAGAATGCCAGTGCGCGCTCGGGCTTCCTTGAGGAGGGCATGCAGATGATCACCAAGCCCTTCGCATTCGATCAGCTGACGGCGAAGGTCCGGGAGATGATCGAGAGCTGA
- a CDS encoding crotonase/enoyl-CoA hydratase family protein, giving the protein MSDYSAFKVELTDHIAHVQINRPDKVNAMNAAFWSEIIDIFAWAEDTDDVRVVVLSGAGKHFSSGIDLSLLASVANEMGKDIGRNARLLRRKILQMQESFNVVDRCSKPVLAAIQGYCIGGAIDLISACDMRYAADDALFSIREIDMGMAADVGTLQRLPRLIGDGMMREMAYTGRNVGAQEAQRIGLVNRTFADLPQLLEGVMAIARDIAAKSPIAISGSKRMIGYMRDHSVADGLEYVATWNSAMLQSADLKLAMVAHLSKQKPVFDN; this is encoded by the coding sequence GTGTCTGACTACAGCGCTTTCAAGGTGGAACTGACCGACCATATTGCCCACGTCCAGATCAATCGCCCGGACAAGGTCAACGCCATGAACGCTGCGTTCTGGTCCGAGATCATCGATATATTCGCCTGGGCCGAGGACACCGACGATGTCCGCGTGGTGGTGCTCAGTGGCGCGGGCAAGCACTTTTCCTCGGGCATCGACCTGTCCTTGCTGGCATCGGTCGCCAACGAGATGGGCAAGGACATTGGTCGAAACGCGCGTTTGCTGCGGCGCAAAATCCTGCAAATGCAGGAGTCGTTCAACGTCGTGGACCGCTGCAGCAAGCCCGTGCTGGCGGCCATTCAGGGTTATTGCATCGGCGGCGCGATCGATCTGATCAGTGCCTGCGACATGCGCTATGCCGCGGACGATGCGCTGTTTTCCATTCGCGAAATCGACATGGGCATGGCCGCAGACGTCGGCACCCTTCAGCGCCTGCCGCGGCTGATCGGTGATGGCATGATGCGCGAAATGGCCTACACCGGGCGTAACGTGGGGGCGCAGGAGGCGCAGCGCATTGGTCTGGTCAACCGCACGTTTGCGGACCTGCCGCAGCTGCTCGAGGGTGTCATGGCGATTGCCCGGGACATCGCGGCGAAATCGCCGATCGCGATCAGTGGCAGCAAGCGCATGATCGGCTACATGCGCGACCACAGCGTGGCGGACGGGCTCGAATACGTTGCCACCTGGAACTCCGCCATGTTGCAATCGGCAGACCTGAAGCTGGCGATGGTCGCTCACCTGAGCAAACAGAAGCCGGTCTTCGACAATTGA
- a CDS encoding response regulator has product MSSDAENVVLIVEDEPLILMLLSDYLSGEGYRVLQAENGEQAFEILATKPHLDLMITDYRLPGGVSGVMIAEPAVKLRPELKVIFISGYPAEIVESGSPIAKKAPILAKPFTMDTLHSQIQSLLN; this is encoded by the coding sequence ATGAGCTCTGATGCAGAAAATGTCGTACTCATCGTCGAAGACGAGCCGCTCATTCTGATGCTGCTGTCCGATTACCTGTCGGGCGAAGGCTATCGGGTGTTGCAGGCGGAGAACGGGGAGCAGGCATTCGAAATTCTTGCCACCAAGCCCCACCTCGATTTGATGATCACCGATTACCGCCTGCCGGGCGGGGTCTCCGGCGTCATGATTGCCGAGCCCGCCGTAAAACTGCGGCCGGAGCTCAAGGTTATTTTCATCAGTGGTTACCCGGCAGAGATCGTCGAGTCCGGCAGCCCGATTGCCAAGAAGGCCCCGATCCTTGCCAAGCCGTTCACCATGGACACGTTGCATTCGCAGATCCAGAGCCTGCTTAACTGA
- a CDS encoding CheR family methyltransferase, whose translation MHPERDADIELRLLIEAIYLKYSYDFRDYSGASVKRRVIHALRQFELKTISALQERVLHDPSAFMQLLQFLTIPVSEMFRDPTHFLAIREEVVPLLKTYPSLKVWIAGCSTGEEVYSMAILLREEGLLERTIIYATDINPHSLEKAKQGIFSMENIRGYNENYLKAGGKRLFSEYYTAAYDYAIFDKTLRENVTFADHSLATDSVFSETQLISCRNVLIYFNKKLQDRAFGLFHESLCHRGFLVLGSKETLDFSGYKNQFEPLVKQERIYRKS comes from the coding sequence ATGCACCCCGAGAGAGACGCCGATATCGAGTTGCGCTTGCTGATCGAAGCGATCTACTTGAAGTACAGCTACGATTTCCGCGATTACTCAGGCGCGTCGGTCAAACGACGCGTCATCCACGCGCTGCGACAATTCGAACTCAAGACCATTTCCGCGCTGCAGGAACGGGTGCTGCATGACCCGTCGGCGTTCATGCAGCTGCTGCAGTTCCTGACGATTCCGGTCAGCGAGATGTTTCGAGACCCGACGCATTTCCTGGCGATCCGCGAAGAAGTCGTGCCGCTGCTCAAGACCTACCCGTCGCTGAAAGTCTGGATCGCGGGCTGCAGCACCGGGGAAGAGGTCTATTCGATGGCGATTCTGCTGCGCGAGGAAGGTCTGCTTGAGCGCACGATCATTTACGCCACCGACATCAATCCGCATTCGCTGGAGAAGGCCAAGCAAGGCATTTTCTCCATGGAAAACATTCGCGGCTACAACGAAAACTACCTCAAGGCTGGCGGAAAGCGGCTGTTTTCGGAGTACTACACGGCGGCCTACGACTACGCGATCTTCGACAAGACCCTGCGTGAGAACGTGACCTTCGCCGACCACAGCCTGGCAACCGACAGCGTGTTCTCCGAGACGCAGTTGATTTCCTGCCGCAATGTGCTGATCTACTTCAACAAGAAGCTGCAGGACCGGGCGTTCGGGCTGTTTCACGAGTCGCTGTGCCATCGCGGCTTTCTGGTGCTGGGCAGCAAGGAAACCCTGGATTTCTCGGGTTACAAGAATCAGTTCGAGCCTCTGGTCAAACAAGAGCGGATCTACCGCAAATCATGA
- a CDS encoding TSUP family transporter, whose product MPFELTVEPLTLLVLAVVAFVAGFIDAIAGGGGLLTTPALLTAGLPPHLVLGTNKLSSTFGSATASFTFYRRKLFHPAQWKRALVGTAAGALIGAVVAHYLPAELLNQMLPVIVFGCGLYLLFGGTPKAPLDSNAPIKTKWQLPQGLGLGFYDGVAGPGTGAFWTVSTLLIYPVDLVKASGVARSMNFVSNAAALMIFALNGSVDWVIGLTMGVAVMAGAFIGAKTAIKGGAKFIRPVFITVVLGLTVRLAWQHWFN is encoded by the coding sequence ATGCCTTTCGAACTCACCGTTGAACCTCTCACCCTGCTGGTGCTGGCTGTCGTGGCCTTCGTTGCCGGTTTCATTGACGCCATTGCCGGCGGCGGCGGCCTGTTGACCACGCCTGCCTTGCTCACCGCCGGCCTGCCGCCGCATCTCGTATTGGGCACCAACAAGCTCAGTTCGACTTTCGGCTCTGCCACCGCGAGCTTCACCTTCTATCGGCGCAAGCTGTTTCATCCGGCGCAGTGGAAACGCGCATTGGTCGGCACGGCAGCAGGCGCCCTGATCGGCGCAGTGGTCGCCCATTACCTGCCGGCCGAATTACTGAACCAGATGCTACCGGTGATCGTGTTTGGCTGCGGCCTGTACCTGCTGTTCGGCGGCACACCCAAGGCGCCACTGGACAGCAACGCCCCGATCAAAACCAAATGGCAGCTGCCTCAGGGCCTAGGGCTGGGCTTTTATGACGGCGTCGCCGGCCCCGGCACTGGCGCCTTCTGGACGGTGAGCACGTTGCTGATTTACCCGGTTGACCTGGTCAAAGCCAGCGGCGTCGCCCGTAGCATGAACTTCGTCAGCAATGCCGCTGCGCTGATGATCTTCGCGCTCAACGGTTCGGTGGACTGGGTGATCGGATTGACCATGGGCGTGGCGGTGATGGCCGGTGCCTTTATCGGCGCGAAAACCGCGATCAAGGGCGGCGCCAAATTCATCCGCCCTGTCTTCATCACCGTGGTGCTGGGCTTAACCGTCCGCCTGGCCTGGCAGCACTGGTTCAACTGA
- the nudC gene encoding NAD(+) diphosphatase, translated as MTRPRRWTTAVLDVQAAGGWAVVQSDQGFLQDSNGVLFPREWLKHQDLDLVHEHGIGHFDGEPVYLQTLRDSHALEGMQWQTLRQFMLADDADVFQMLGYAAQISTWAREHRFCGRCGQPTQQVPGERGMHCAHCDLRAYPRISPSMIVLITRGDEVLLARSPRFVTGVYSTLAGFAEPGESAEDCVRREVMEEVQVTVKNIQYKGSQCWPFPHSMMLGFHAEYDSGEIVPQADEIEDAQWFSIHDLPPLPASRSIARYLIDLYLAQRSGSVEPVLPGQADG; from the coding sequence ATGACACGCCCGAGGCGTTGGACCACCGCCGTGCTTGACGTCCAGGCAGCCGGCGGCTGGGCCGTGGTTCAGAGTGACCAGGGGTTTTTGCAGGACAGCAACGGCGTGCTGTTTCCCCGTGAATGGCTCAAGCACCAAGACCTGGATTTAGTGCATGAGCACGGTATCGGCCATTTTGACGGCGAGCCGGTCTACCTGCAGACGCTGCGGGATTCGCACGCGCTGGAAGGCATGCAGTGGCAGACGCTGCGCCAGTTCATGCTGGCCGATGACGCGGACGTGTTTCAGATGCTTGGCTACGCCGCGCAAATCAGTACCTGGGCGCGCGAACACCGTTTTTGCGGCAGATGCGGTCAGCCGACGCAGCAAGTACCGGGTGAGCGGGGAATGCACTGCGCGCACTGCGACCTGCGCGCTTATCCGCGTATTTCCCCGAGCATGATCGTGTTGATTACCCGTGGCGATGAGGTGCTGCTGGCGCGCTCGCCGCGCTTCGTCACGGGGGTGTACAGCACGCTGGCCGGGTTCGCCGAACCGGGTGAGTCGGCCGAAGATTGCGTGCGCCGCGAGGTCATGGAAGAGGTGCAGGTGACCGTCAAGAACATCCAGTACAAGGGCAGCCAGTGCTGGCCGTTTCCGCACTCGATGATGCTGGGCTTTCATGCTGAATACGACAGTGGCGAGATTGTGCCCCAGGCGGACGAGATCGAGGACGCGCAGTGGTTCAGCATCCATGACCTGCCGCCGTTGCCGGCCAGTCGCTCGATTGCGCGCTACCTGATCGATTTGTATCTGGCGCAGCGCTCGGGCTCAGTTGAACCAGTGCTGCCAGGCCAGGCGGACGGTTAA
- a CDS encoding ATPase domain-containing protein: MTTSKAATGIVGLDDILAGGLSRSHVFLLEGEPGTGKTTVALQFLLAGAAAGERGLYITLSETERELRDGARSHGWELDEHISVFELTPPEDLLNAAHQQSLLYSSDLELGEATKQIFEIVEKVKPARVIIDSLSEIRLLAQSSLRYRRQILAIKHYFARYDTTVVLLDDLTTESLDKTVHSVAHGVIRLEMQTPAYGAERRRLRVVKYRGQKYRGGYHDFNIMPDGIQVFPRLVAAEHRTGYVSKQLSSGIQEIDSLLGGGLDSGSSTLILGPSGTGKSLIALMFAVAAVERGEKAALFVFDEEIGLLHERMMKLGIDLKALVQTGNLVIEQVDAAELSPGEFTHRVRRSVDELNIQTVVLDSLNGYQAAMPEENSLVLHVHELLLYLNRQGASTFMTVAQHGLVGDMNTPVDITYLADTVILLRYFEALGKVRRAISIIKKRTGTHESTIREYRISASGMTIGEPLDAFQGVLRGVPQYHGENNPLLLDPNE; the protein is encoded by the coding sequence TTGACTACATCAAAAGCGGCAACCGGTATCGTGGGCCTGGACGACATCCTCGCGGGTGGTCTTTCGCGCAGCCATGTGTTCCTTCTTGAGGGAGAACCCGGCACCGGCAAGACCACCGTCGCACTGCAATTCCTGCTGGCAGGGGCTGCGGCAGGCGAGCGGGGTCTATACATCACGCTTTCTGAAACCGAACGGGAATTGCGCGATGGCGCCCGTTCCCATGGCTGGGAGCTGGACGAGCACATTTCGGTGTTCGAGCTCACCCCGCCTGAAGACCTGCTGAACGCTGCACACCAACAGAGCCTGCTGTATTCCTCCGACCTTGAACTGGGCGAAGCCACCAAGCAGATTTTCGAGATCGTCGAGAAGGTCAAGCCCGCACGTGTGATCATCGACAGCCTGTCGGAGATCCGCCTGCTGGCGCAGAGCTCGTTGCGCTACCGTCGCCAGATCCTGGCGATCAAGCACTACTTCGCGCGCTACGACACGACGGTCGTCCTGCTGGACGACCTCACCACCGAATCACTGGACAAGACCGTTCATAGCGTTGCCCATGGCGTGATTCGCCTGGAGATGCAGACCCCGGCTTATGGCGCAGAGCGCAGACGCCTGCGCGTGGTCAAATACCGTGGCCAGAAGTACCGCGGCGGTTACCACGACTTCAATATCATGCCCGATGGCATCCAGGTGTTTCCGCGCCTGGTGGCCGCCGAGCACCGCACTGGCTACGTCAGCAAGCAGCTCAGCAGCGGCATCCAGGAAATTGACTCCCTGCTTGGCGGCGGTCTGGACAGCGGCTCCAGCACGCTGATTCTGGGCCCGTCGGGCACGGGTAAGTCACTTATCGCGCTGATGTTCGCCGTGGCGGCCGTGGAGCGCGGCGAGAAAGCTGCGCTGTTCGTATTCGATGAAGAGATCGGCCTGCTGCACGAACGCATGATGAAGCTTGGCATCGACCTCAAGGCGCTGGTGCAAACCGGCAATCTGGTGATCGAACAGGTGGACGCCGCAGAACTGTCGCCGGGTGAGTTCACCCATCGGGTGCGCCGCAGTGTCGATGAGCTGAACATCCAGACCGTCGTCCTCGACAGCCTGAATGGCTATCAGGCTGCGATGCCAGAAGAAAATTCTCTGGTCCTGCACGTCCATGAGCTGTTGCTCTACCTCAATCGCCAGGGCGCGTCGACCTTCATGACCGTTGCCCAACACGGCCTGGTCGGTGACATGAATACGCCGGTGGACATCACCTACCTGGCTGACACGGTCATTTTGTTGCGCTACTTCGAAGCGCTGGGCAAAGTGCGCCGCGCTATCTCCATCATCAAGAAACGCACCGGCACCCACGAATCCACCATTCGCGAATACCGGATCAGTGCGTCCGGCATGACCATCGGCGAGCCGCTGGACGCCTTTCAGGGTGTTCTGCGCGGCGTCCCTCAATACCACGGCGAGAATAATCCGTTGCTTCTGGACCCCAACGAGTGA